The DNA window CCAGCCAACCGGAAAATGTGGCCTTTGCCCGGGTGGCTGTGGCAGCTTTTGCCTCGCAGCTGGATTATACTTTGCCCGAATTAGAAGAAATAAAGGTAGCTGTTTCAGAAGCAGTGGGCAATGCAATTATTCATGGTTACCGCAATAAACCGGACGAAACGGTACAGGTAAAAGTTGTTATTTACAAAAGCGGCATTGAAATTCAGGTGGTGGATCAGGGCTGCGGCATTGCTGACATTGATTTGGCCATGCAGCCGGCTTACTCCAGCGACCCGGAACGAATGGGACTGGGCTTTGTTTTCATGCGTTCATTCAGTGATCGCCTGCAGGTGGTATCTGCGCCGGGTCAGGGGACCACAGTAATCATGTTTAAACACATCAAAATGCGCAAAGCCAAAGCCCGGGCAAATTAAAACAAAGGCGGGCTGCCTATGAGTTCAACCAGGTTACTGGAAATGAATCTTCCCCGTTTTCCCCTGCTTAGCGACAAAGAGATGAGAAAACTGTTAAAAAAAGCTCAGGCCGGGGATACAGAAGCCAGGGAACGATTGGTAAACTGCAATTTAAAATTAGTTTTTAATTTAGTGCAGCGCTTTAATAATCGTGGTTACGAGCTGGAAGACCTGTTTCAAATCGGCTGTATCGGATTAATGAAGGCCATAGACAAGTTTGATTTGTCCTATGATGTTAAATTTTCCACCTATGCGGTGCCTATGATTGTGGGTGAGATAAGACGCTTTCTACGGGATGACAGTCCGGTCAAGGTAAGCCGTTCCTTAAAGGAAACAGCCTATAAAATCCAGCAAACCAGGGATCGCCTGACAGCCAGACTGGGGCGTGAACCCTCCATCAATGAAATTGCTGACGAGCTGGGGTTTGGCCGTGAAGAAGTTGTCAATGCTCTGGAAGCTGCCCAAACCCCCACTTCAATTTACGAAACGCTGCATCAAGATGACGGTGATCCCATTTATATTTTAGACCAGTTAAGCGGTGAGGCGGACGGTGACGCTCCCTGGCTGGAAAAATTGGCGGTTAAGCAACTGTTGATTGAACTGCCGGAAAGGGACAGGCAGATATTATTATGGAGATTTTTTGAGGATAAGACACAGTCTGAAGTAGCCCTCCGGCTGGGTCTTTCACAGGTACAGGTATCACGACTGGAACGCCAGGCCCTGAAAAAGTTAAAAGAATTAATACAACAAACCGGCAGCTGATTCGTTGGGGTAAGCTGCCGGTTTTTATTTGCCTGAAGGGAAAAGAATAAAATTAAGTGTTTAACACATAATACCTTTAAGTTTGCAATTTAAAATTAACAGGTGTCGCTACAGCTTGTAGAAAAGGTGGTAAAACAAAATTGAGGTGGTTTTGTGGTCCCCTGCCAGCAATTTATCGAACAGCACTTGATGTGGCGAAACAGCCGTTGGGGTGGCGACGGCGGGAAGTGGGCGCCGGTCAAACCGGACAGGAGGGCCGGTTTGGATGGGAGCAAATCATTGTGCTGTCGGAGCATCGACCGGAGCCAAAGGGGATCATCATCCAGCGGTTGCAGGGACACCCTTAACAGGTGTCCCTAAAACTATCACAGTAAGGGGTGGCGAAACAAACCATGAAATTCCCCCATCTCTTTGAAATGCAGCAAGAAATGTATAAAAAGCTGGTGCAGCAGGTTAAGCCTAAACCGCGGGTGGTGCAAAACGGGGTCATGGCTTTTTTGGCGGGAGGAGCCATTTGTGCCATGGGACAGCTGTTGTGTGATTTT is part of the Desulforamulus hydrothermalis Lam5 = DSM 18033 genome and encodes:
- the spoIIAB gene encoding anti-sigma F factor — its product is MKMLNRCTLEFASQPENVAFARVAVAAFASQLDYTLPELEEIKVAVSEAVGNAIIHGYRNKPDETVQVKVVIYKSGIEIQVVDQGCGIADIDLAMQPAYSSDPERMGLGFVFMRSFSDRLQVVSAPGQGTTVIMFKHIKMRKAKARAN
- the sigF gene encoding RNA polymerase sporulation sigma factor SigF: MSSTRLLEMNLPRFPLLSDKEMRKLLKKAQAGDTEARERLVNCNLKLVFNLVQRFNNRGYELEDLFQIGCIGLMKAIDKFDLSYDVKFSTYAVPMIVGEIRRFLRDDSPVKVSRSLKETAYKIQQTRDRLTARLGREPSINEIADELGFGREEVVNALEAAQTPTSIYETLHQDDGDPIYILDQLSGEADGDAPWLEKLAVKQLLIELPERDRQILLWRFFEDKTQSEVALRLGLSQVQVSRLERQALKKLKELIQQTGS